One Gadus chalcogrammus isolate NIFS_2021 chromosome 4, NIFS_Gcha_1.0, whole genome shotgun sequence DNA segment encodes these proteins:
- the LOC130380463 gene encoding E3 ubiquitin-protein ligase TRIM39-like isoform X1: MASANTSWSEENFSCSICLDVFNSPVSTPCGHNFCRTCITKFWDGQVKYKCPVCNKLFHARPDLQVNTLLKGMADQFGTSVRVKEQPCVEPGEVPCDVCTGTQLKAVKSCLGCFMSYCQTHLEPHQRVTHLKKHRLVEPMDRLEDRVCKKHDQLLELFCQTEQVSVCQFCTVTDHKSHPVVPIKDEYEVKKAKMRKIENEVQQMIQKRQKNIQEIKNTVKRSKADADREIADGVQVITALMRCIEKCQDDLNQMVKERLKSTEKQAEDLIKELEQGIEELTNRSSEVKQLSHTKDHLHFLQGYKSLMNSPPTRDWTTVEVRPPSYVGTLRRSLDQLEETLNMEMKKLRDAELKRVQQYEVDVTLDPDTAHPCLILSEDGKQVHHGDVVKKLPDNPKRFTKCVCVLTRQSFSSGRFYFEVKVKEKTQWHVGVARESINRKGTIRATPETGYWTIKFSKDVLAFNDKPYVYVPMRAELQKVGVFVDYDEGLVSFYDVEARVHIYSATGCSFTEPLYPFLSPCLHEEGTNSAPLILSPVNQTD, translated from the coding sequence atggcctctgctaacacttcctggtcggaggagaacttttcatgttccatctgtctggatgtgttcaacagcccagtttccacaccatgtggacacaacttctgcagaacctgtattacaaagttctgggatggacaagtcaagtacaaatgtCCAGTTTGCAACAAGCTTTTCCACGCAAGACCTGATCTACAGGTCAATACCCTCTTAAAAGGGATGGCTGATCAGTTTGGAACATCTGtacgagtaaaagagcagccgtgtgttgaaccaggagaagttccctgtgacgtctgtactgggacccagctgaaggctgtgaagtcctgcctggGGTGTTTCATGTCTTattgccaaacccacctggagccacatcagagagtcacacacctgaagaaacatcggctggtcgagcctatggaccgtctggaagacagggtgtgtaagaaacacgaccaacttctggagctcttctgccagactgaacaggtgtctgtttgtcagttctgcacagtgacagaccacaagtcccatcctgttgtacctatAAAGGatgaatatgaagtgaagaagGCCAAGATGAGAAAAATAGAGAATGAGGTTCAGCAGATGATCCAaaagagacaaaaaaatattcaggaGATTAAAAACACAGTTAAACGAAGCAAAgcagatgcagacagagagatagccgatggtgtgcaggtcatcactgctctgatgcgctgcattgaaaagtgccaggatgatctcaaccaaatggttaaagagagactgaaatccacagagaaacaagctgaagacctcatcaaagagctggagcagggaaTAGAAGaactgaccaatagaagctcagaggtgaagcagctctcacacactaaagaccatctccacttcctccagggaTACAAATCCCTGATGAattctccacccaccagggactggacgacggtggaggtccgtcctccgtcatacgtagggactttgaggagatccctggatcagctggaggagacactgaacatggagatgaagaagctgcgtgatgctgaacttaagagggtccagcagtatgaagtagatgtgactctggatcctgatacagctcatccctgtctcatcctgtctgaggatgggaaacaagtacatcaTGGAGATGTAGTGAAGAAACTtccagacaaccctaagagatttacaaagtgtgtatgtgttctcacgaggcagagcttctcctcagggaggtTTTATTTTGAGGTCAAGGTTAAAGAAAAGACTCAATGGCATGTTGGTGTTgccagagagtccatcaacAGAAAAGGCACTATACGTGCGACCCCTGAGACAGGTTACTGGACCATTAAATTCAGCAAGGATGTGTTGGCATTTAATGATAAGCCTTATGTCTATGTCCCtatgagagctgagctccagaaggtgggggtgtttgttgattatgatgagggtctggtctccttttatgatgtggaagccagggttcatatctactctgctactggctgctcCTTtactgagcctctctatccattcctctctccatgtttACATGAAGAAGGTacaaactctgcccccctgatcctctcacctgtcaatcaaacagactag
- the LOC130380455 gene encoding E3 ubiquitin-protein ligase TRIM39-like has protein sequence MASAKKSCTEDNLLCSICLDVFRNPVSTRCGHNFCRTCITKFWDKKQNYNCPICNHLFQTRPYLQVNTLLSEMAAQCRTSVPVKVQPCVEPAEVPCDVCTGTQLKAVKSCLVCLISYCQTHLEPHQRVAGLKKHRLVEPMDRLEEIMCKKHNQLLELYCLIDQVCVCQICTETDHRFHHAVPLKEEYEVKLAQLGKMEAEVQQMIHERKQKIKEIKDTVKRSKADAAREIAGSVQVLTALMHQIEKCQEDLNQMVKERLKDTEKQAEDLIKELEQEIEDLTNKSSKVKPLSHIEDHFHFLQAFRSLTDPPPTRDWMTVEVRPPSHVGTLRRSLDQLEETLSMEMKKLPDGELKSVQQYEVDVTLDPDTAHPRLILSKDGKLVRDGVVEKEVPDNPRQRFTKYIHVLTRQSFSSGRFYFEVQSKDKTAWYIGVARESIDRKGESLMTPETGYWSLFLDGGKKGLVFTDFPPVRVPLRAELQKVGVFVDYDEGLVSFYDVEARVHLYSATGCTFSEPLYPFLCPCNYDYEGTNSAPLIISPVNQTD, from the coding sequence atggcctctgctaaaAAATCCTGTACTGAAGATAACCTTttatgttccatctgtctggatgtgttcagaaACCCAGTTTCTACAcgatgtggacacaacttctgcagaacctgtattacaaagttctgggataaaaaacaaaactacaaTTGTCCTATTTGCAACCATCTGTTCCAAACTAGACCTTATCTACAGGTCAATACCCTTTTATCAGAGATGGCCGCTCAGTGTAGAACATCCGTACCAGTAAAAGTGCAGCCatgtgttgaaccagcagaagttccctgtgacgtctgtactgggacccagctgaaggccgtgaagtcctgcctagtgtgtcttatctcttactgccaaacccacctggagccacatcagagagtcgcaggcctgaagaaacatcggctggtcgagcctatggaccgtctggaagaaaTAATGTGCAAGAAACACAATCAACTACTGGAGCTCTATTGCTTGATTGaccaggtttgtgtgtgtcagatctgcacagagacagaccacaggtTCCATCATGctgtacctctaaaggaggaatatgaagtgaagctggcccagctggggaagatggaggctgaagttcagcagatgatccatgagagaaaacaaaagattaaggagattaaagacacagtcAAACGCAGCAAAGCAGACGCAGCAAGAGAGATAGCGGGAAgtgtgcaggtcctcactgctctgatgcACCAAATTGAAAAGTGCCAGGAGGATCTCAACCAAATGGttaaagagagactgaaagacacagagaaacaagctgaagacctcatcaaagagcttgagcaggaaatagaagatctgaccaataaaAGCTCAAAAGTGAAGCCGCTCTCACACATTGAAGACCacttccacttcctccaggccttcagatccctgacggatcctccacccaccagggactggatgacagtggaggtccgtcctccgtcacacgtagggaccttgaggagatccctggatcagctggaggagacactgagcatggagatgaagaagctgcctgATGGTGAACTGAAGAgtgtccagcagtatgaagtagatgttactctggatcctgatacagctcatcccagGCTCATCCTGTCTAAAGATGGGAAACTAGTACGTGATGGAGTTGTAGAGAAGGAAGTCCCAGACAACCCCAGACAAAGATTTACAAAGTATATACatgttctcacgaggcagagcttctcctcagggagattttactttgaggtccagagtaaagacaagactgcatggtatataggagtggccagagagtccatcgacagaaaagGTGAGAGCTTAATgacccctgagacgggttacTGGTCTCTTTTCTTGGATGGAGGGAAGAAGGGTTTGGTATTTACTGATTTCCCGCCAGTCCgtgtccctctgagagctgagctccagaaggtgggggtgtttgttgattatgatgagggtctggtctccttctatgatgtggaagccagggttcatctctactctgctactggctgcacctttagtgagcctctctatccattccttTGTCCATGTAACTATGATTATGAAGGTacaaactctgcccccctgatcatctcacctgtcaatcaaacagactag
- the LOC130380463 gene encoding E3 ubiquitin-protein ligase TRIM41-like isoform X2, with product MASANTSWSEENFSCSICLDVFNSPVSTPCGHNFCRTCITKFWDGQVKYKCPVCNKLFHARPDLQVNTLLKGMADQFGTSVRVKEQPCVEPGEVPCDVCTGTQLKAVKSCLGCFMSYCQTHLEPHQRVTHLKKHRLVEPMDRLEDRVCKKHDQLLELFCQTEQVSVCQFCTVTDHKSHPVVPIKDEYEVKKAKMRKIENEVQQMIQKRQKNIQEIKNTVKRSKADADREIADGVQVITALMRCIEKCQDDLNQMVKERLKSTEKQAEDLIKELEQGIEELTNRSSEVKQLSHTKDHLHFLQGYKSLMNSPPTRDWTTVEVRPPSYVGTLRRSLDQLEETLNMEMKKLRDAELKRVQQYEVDVTLDPDTAHPCLILSEDGKQVHHGDVVKKLPDNPKRFTKCVCVLTRQSFSSGRFYFEVKVKEKTQWHVGVARESINRKGTIRATPETGYWTIKFSKDVLAFNDKPYVYVPMRAELQKVGVFVDYDEGLGPVPRSSLRGLARYVELQAWVSCTTKVDLF from the coding sequence atggcctctgctaacacttcctggtcggaggagaacttttcatgttccatctgtctggatgtgttcaacagcccagtttccacaccatgtggacacaacttctgcagaacctgtattacaaagttctgggatggacaagtcaagtacaaatgtCCAGTTTGCAACAAGCTTTTCCACGCAAGACCTGATCTACAGGTCAATACCCTCTTAAAAGGGATGGCTGATCAGTTTGGAACATCTGtacgagtaaaagagcagccgtgtgttgaaccaggagaagttccctgtgacgtctgtactgggacccagctgaaggctgtgaagtcctgcctggGGTGTTTCATGTCTTattgccaaacccacctggagccacatcagagagtcacacacctgaagaaacatcggctggtcgagcctatggaccgtctggaagacagggtgtgtaagaaacacgaccaacttctggagctcttctgccagactgaacaggtgtctgtttgtcagttctgcacagtgacagaccacaagtcccatcctgttgtacctatAAAGGatgaatatgaagtgaagaagGCCAAGATGAGAAAAATAGAGAATGAGGTTCAGCAGATGATCCAaaagagacaaaaaaatattcaggaGATTAAAAACACAGTTAAACGAAGCAAAgcagatgcagacagagagatagccgatggtgtgcaggtcatcactgctctgatgcgctgcattgaaaagtgccaggatgatctcaaccaaatggttaaagagagactgaaatccacagagaaacaagctgaagacctcatcaaagagctggagcagggaaTAGAAGaactgaccaatagaagctcagaggtgaagcagctctcacacactaaagaccatctccacttcctccagggaTACAAATCCCTGATGAattctccacccaccagggactggacgacggtggaggtccgtcctccgtcatacgtagggactttgaggagatccctggatcagctggaggagacactgaacatggagatgaagaagctgcgtgatgctgaacttaagagggtccagcagtatgaagtagatgtgactctggatcctgatacagctcatccctgtctcatcctgtctgaggatgggaaacaagtacatcaTGGAGATGTAGTGAAGAAACTtccagacaaccctaagagatttacaaagtgtgtatgtgttctcacgaggcagagcttctcctcagggaggtTTTATTTTGAGGTCAAGGTTAAAGAAAAGACTCAATGGCATGTTGGTGTTgccagagagtccatcaacAGAAAAGGCACTATACGTGCGACCCCTGAGACAGGTTACTGGACCATTAAATTCAGCAAGGATGTGTTGGCATTTAATGATAAGCCTTATGTCTATGTCCCtatgagagctgagctccagaaggtgggggtgtttgttgattatgatgagggtctg